The following are from one region of the Georgenia sp. M64 genome:
- a CDS encoding P-II family nitrogen regulator produces the protein MKLVTAIVQPHRLDDVKNALEAAGIHGMTVSEANGYGRQHGHTEVYRGAEYTIELVPKIRVEVLTDDFEAPAVVDAIVGAAHSGRIGDGKVWTLPVEDVVRVRTGERGPEAL, from the coding sequence ATGAAGCTCGTCACCGCGATCGTCCAGCCCCACCGGCTCGACGACGTCAAGAACGCCCTCGAGGCGGCCGGGATCCACGGCATGACCGTTTCCGAGGCGAACGGCTACGGCCGCCAGCACGGCCACACCGAGGTCTACCGCGGTGCGGAGTACACCATCGAGCTCGTGCCGAAGATCCGGGTCGAGGTCCTCACCGACGACTTCGAGGCCCCCGCGGTCGTCGACGCGATCGTCGGCGCCGCCCACTCCGGGCGGATCGGCGACGGCAAGGTCTGGACGCTGCCGGTCGAGGACGTCGTCCGGGTCCGGACGGGGGAGCGCGGCCCCGAGGCCCTGTGA
- the ftsY gene encoding signal recognition particle-docking protein FtsY produces the protein MTDISWIVIVLAVLVLVAVVVGVIALTSGARSRRGGAPTLPAEEVSPFEADQAPAQGASAVLEREEPATPTLERPESVAGRMQRLRERLARSGALGQTLLSILSRGDLTESDWEEIEETLLLADVGMGPTTELMETLRTRTKVLGTTDPAAVREVLRSELLALVGPELDRTLHLDPAVGDDGLAHPATVLVVGVNGTGKTTTVGKLARLLVAEDRTVVLGAADTFRAAAADQLSTWGERVGVPVVRSEREGADPAAVAFDAVRTGRESAADVVVVDTAGRLQNKAGLMDELGKIKRVMSREAPVREVLLVLDATTGQNGMRQAQVFAEVVDVTGIVLTKLDGTAKGGIVVAVQRELGVPVKLVGLGEGPDDLAPFVPEDFVDALLS, from the coding sequence GTGACCGACATCAGCTGGATCGTCATCGTCCTCGCCGTCCTCGTCCTCGTCGCCGTCGTCGTCGGTGTCATCGCCCTGACGTCCGGCGCACGGAGCCGCCGGGGCGGTGCTCCCACCCTCCCCGCCGAGGAGGTCAGCCCCTTCGAGGCCGACCAGGCACCGGCCCAGGGGGCCAGTGCGGTCCTCGAGCGGGAGGAGCCGGCGACCCCCACCCTCGAGCGGCCCGAGTCGGTCGCCGGTCGCATGCAGCGCCTGCGCGAGCGTCTCGCCCGGTCCGGTGCCCTGGGCCAGACGCTCCTGTCGATCCTCTCCCGCGGCGACCTCACCGAGAGCGACTGGGAGGAGATCGAGGAGACCCTCCTCCTCGCCGACGTCGGCATGGGGCCGACGACGGAGCTCATGGAGACCCTGCGCACGCGCACGAAGGTGCTGGGCACCACCGACCCCGCGGCCGTGCGCGAGGTCCTGCGCAGCGAGCTGCTCGCCCTCGTCGGTCCGGAGCTGGACCGCACGCTCCACCTCGACCCCGCCGTCGGCGACGACGGCCTCGCGCACCCCGCCACCGTGCTCGTCGTGGGTGTCAACGGCACGGGCAAGACGACGACGGTCGGCAAGCTCGCCCGGCTCCTCGTCGCCGAGGACCGCACGGTCGTGCTCGGCGCCGCCGACACCTTCCGCGCCGCGGCGGCCGACCAGCTCAGCACCTGGGGCGAGCGGGTCGGCGTACCCGTCGTCCGTTCCGAGCGCGAGGGTGCCGACCCCGCGGCGGTGGCCTTCGACGCTGTCCGGACGGGCCGGGAGAGCGCCGCGGACGTCGTCGTCGTCGACACCGCCGGCCGCCTGCAGAACAAGGCCGGTCTCATGGACGAGCTCGGGAAGATCAAGCGCGTGATGTCCCGCGAGGCGCCCGTGCGTGAGGTGCTCCTCGTCCTGGACGCCACGACCGGCCAGAACGGCATGCGTCAGGCGCAAGTCTTCGCCGAGGTCGTGGATGTCACCGGCATCGTCCTGACCAAGCTCGACGGCACCGCCAAGGGCGGCATCGTCGTCGCCGTCCAGCGTGAGCTCGGCGTCCCGGTCAAGCTCGTCGGCCTCGGCGAAGGCCCGGACGACCTCGCCCCGTTCGTCCCCGAGGACTTCGTCGACGCGCTCCTGTCCTGA
- a CDS encoding ammonium transporter has product MELDTGATAWMLISASLVLLMTPGLALFYGGMTRSKSVLNMMMMSFGAMALVGVIYVLWGWSMSYGSDVAGILGNPFDQFGLSGTIYDEAGEFVIDDYGVPAVVGVAFQSTFAIITTALISGAIADRTKFSTWMVFAGLWATLSYFPMSHMVWGGGLLSADGPFGGIAAPIDFAGGTVVHINAGVAGLVLALVVGRRKGFGKVPMRPHSLPLVMLGAALLWFGWFGFNAGSAFTADGVAGLAWVNTTTATAAAVLGWLLVEKLRDGHATSLGAASGVVAGLVAITPAAGALDPVGSIALGAVAGALSALAVGLKFKLGYDDSLDVVGVHLVSGLWGTVGIGFLATETGLLYGGGANQLVVQVLIAVVAMVYSGVITAIIAVALKATMGWRVAEDVEVGGIDQAEHGESAYEALGAGRFSSDAGTTAPAATRTTTEAKA; this is encoded by the coding sequence ATGGAGCTGGATACCGGAGCAACCGCGTGGATGCTGATCTCAGCATCTCTCGTGCTCCTCATGACCCCCGGGCTGGCGCTCTTCTACGGCGGCATGACCCGGTCGAAGTCCGTACTCAACATGATGATGATGTCCTTCGGTGCGATGGCCCTCGTCGGCGTCATCTACGTCCTGTGGGGCTGGTCGATGTCCTACGGCAGCGACGTCGCCGGCATCCTCGGCAACCCGTTCGACCAGTTCGGCCTCTCCGGGACGATCTACGACGAGGCCGGTGAGTTCGTCATCGACGACTACGGCGTCCCCGCCGTGGTCGGGGTGGCGTTCCAGTCGACCTTCGCGATCATCACCACCGCACTGATCTCCGGCGCCATCGCCGACCGCACGAAGTTCTCCACCTGGATGGTCTTCGCCGGCCTGTGGGCGACCCTGTCCTACTTCCCGATGTCCCACATGGTCTGGGGCGGCGGGCTGCTCAGCGCCGACGGTCCCTTCGGCGGGATCGCCGCTCCCATCGACTTCGCCGGTGGCACGGTCGTGCACATCAACGCCGGCGTCGCCGGCCTGGTCCTCGCGCTCGTCGTCGGCCGCCGCAAGGGCTTCGGCAAGGTGCCCATGCGTCCGCACAGCCTGCCGCTGGTCATGCTCGGCGCGGCGCTGCTGTGGTTCGGCTGGTTCGGCTTCAACGCGGGCTCGGCCTTCACCGCCGACGGCGTCGCCGGCCTCGCGTGGGTCAACACCACCACCGCGACCGCCGCCGCGGTCCTCGGCTGGCTCCTCGTGGAGAAGCTCCGCGACGGTCACGCCACCTCCCTCGGCGCCGCCTCCGGCGTCGTGGCCGGCCTCGTGGCGATCACCCCCGCCGCCGGCGCGCTCGACCCGGTCGGCTCGATCGCTCTCGGCGCGGTCGCCGGCGCCCTGTCGGCCCTGGCCGTGGGCCTGAAGTTCAAGCTCGGCTACGACGACTCGCTCGACGTCGTCGGTGTCCACCTCGTCAGCGGCCTGTGGGGCACCGTCGGGATCGGCTTCCTCGCCACCGAGACGGGTCTGCTCTACGGCGGCGGCGCCAACCAGCTCGTCGTCCAGGTCCTCATCGCCGTCGTGGCGATGGTGTACTCCGGTGTGATCACCGCCATCATCGCGGTGGCGCTCAAGGCGACGATGGGCTGGCGCGTGGCGGAGGATGTGGAGGTCGGCGGGATCGACCAGGCCGAGCACGGCGAGTCGGCGTACGAGGCGCTCGGCGCCGGCCGGTTCTCGTCCGACGCCGGGACCACCGCTCCCGCGGCGACCCGCACTACTACGGAGGCAAAGGCATGA
- a CDS encoding HD domain-containing protein codes for MRTPALVGDLRRARLAHPGQGPGYRRALADLTDAALAELWAAATADLDVAGVALTAVGSLGRRDGGPLADLDLLLVHDGRVDRARLARLAESLWYPLWDAHLELDHSVRSLEQCRQVASADLPAAVGLLDLRVVAGDADVAETAGRAVLADWRSAARRRLPDLLDSVAARAGRAGELAYLIEPDLKEARGGLRDAVVVRALVASWLTDRPHGDLDRAYRHLLDVRDALARTTGRRSHVLRLAEQDDVAAALGLDDDDDVTDPADELLASLAQSARVVTAALDATVRRARRAAEKPRPRVFRPFVVRGRAMPPRLNEPAEGLAEHDGELVLAGGADPAADPLLALRAAATSARTGLPLSPVTLTSLGTSAPLPEPWPAAARDLLVELLGRGEAQVPVWEGLDLAGVVTTWFPEWARVRNRPQRTAVHRHTVDRHMVQTVALVPATTGAVRREDLLLLAAFLHDIGKAPGVRDHAAAGARLAGPMMDRLGLTPAERDVVVLLVREHLLLPGVAGREDLDDPSVVARVAAAVGHDTDVLTMLRRLTEADAVAAGPQAWTTWRERRVDALTERVRAAVALP; via the coding sequence GTGCGGACCCCCGCCCTCGTGGGGGACCTGCGCCGGGCCCGTCTGGCGCACCCCGGCCAGGGCCCGGGGTACCGCCGGGCGCTGGCCGACCTCACCGACGCCGCCCTGGCCGAGCTGTGGGCGGCGGCCACGGCCGACCTGGACGTCGCCGGCGTGGCCCTGACCGCCGTCGGCAGCCTCGGACGGCGCGACGGCGGACCGCTGGCCGATCTCGACCTGCTGCTCGTCCACGACGGCAGGGTCGACCGGGCGCGGCTCGCCCGGCTCGCGGAGTCCCTGTGGTACCCGCTGTGGGACGCCCACCTCGAGCTCGACCACTCCGTGCGCAGCCTCGAGCAGTGCCGGCAGGTCGCCTCCGCGGACCTGCCCGCCGCCGTCGGTTTGCTCGACCTGCGCGTGGTCGCCGGCGACGCCGACGTCGCCGAGACCGCGGGCCGCGCCGTCCTGGCCGACTGGCGCTCGGCCGCGCGGCGCCGCCTGCCGGACCTCCTCGACTCGGTCGCCGCGCGGGCGGGGCGGGCGGGCGAGCTGGCCTACCTCATCGAGCCCGACCTCAAGGAGGCCCGCGGGGGGCTGCGCGACGCCGTCGTCGTCCGCGCCCTCGTGGCCAGCTGGCTCACCGACCGTCCGCACGGCGACCTCGACCGGGCCTACCGCCACCTCCTGGACGTGCGCGACGCCCTGGCGCGCACGACCGGCCGGCGCTCGCACGTGCTGCGCCTGGCCGAGCAGGACGACGTCGCCGCCGCCCTCGGGCTCGACGACGACGACGACGTGACCGACCCGGCCGACGAGCTCCTCGCCTCCCTCGCCCAGTCCGCCCGCGTGGTCACGGCCGCCCTGGACGCGACCGTGCGCCGCGCCCGGCGGGCCGCCGAGAAGCCGCGTCCGCGGGTCTTCCGCCCGTTCGTGGTCCGTGGCCGGGCCATGCCCCCGCGGCTGAACGAACCCGCGGAGGGGCTCGCCGAGCACGACGGCGAGCTCGTCCTCGCCGGTGGGGCCGACCCCGCGGCGGACCCGCTCCTCGCCCTGCGGGCCGCGGCCACCTCGGCCCGCACGGGCCTGCCGCTCTCGCCGGTCACCCTGACGAGCCTGGGCACGAGCGCGCCGCTCCCCGAGCCCTGGCCGGCCGCGGCGAGGGACCTCCTCGTCGAGCTGCTCGGCCGCGGCGAGGCCCAGGTGCCGGTGTGGGAGGGGCTGGACCTGGCCGGGGTCGTGACGACGTGGTTCCCGGAGTGGGCCAGGGTGCGCAACCGTCCCCAGCGCACCGCCGTGCACCGTCACACGGTCGACCGGCACATGGTCCAGACCGTCGCGCTGGTACCCGCCACCACCGGCGCCGTGCGGCGGGAGGACCTCCTCCTCCTCGCGGCGTTCCTCCACGACATCGGCAAGGCGCCGGGGGTGCGGGACCACGCCGCCGCGGGCGCGCGGCTCGCCGGGCCGATGATGGACCGGCTGGGCCTGACCCCCGCCGAGCGGGACGTCGTCGTGCTCCTCGTGCGCGAGCACCTGCTCCTGCCGGGGGTGGCCGGCCGTGAGGACCTCGACGACCCCTCCGTCGTCGCCCGGGTCGCCGCCGCCGTCGGGCACGACACCGACGTGCTGACGATGCTCCGCCGCCTCACCGAGGCCGACGCCGTCGCGGCCGGTCCCCAGGCGTGGACCACCTGGCGCGAGCGCCGCGTGGACGCCCTCACGGAGCGGGTGAGGGCCGCCGTCGCGTTACCCTGA